The following coding sequences are from one Candidatus Nitronereus thalassa window:
- a CDS encoding YnfA family protein, translating to GCFAFWMWLRLDRSPWWATAGIISLVIFAVILTRSEAAFAGRTYAAYGGIYIVSSLLWLWAVEGVSPDRWDVAGASICLAGAAIILWSPRPLIQ from the coding sequence GAGGCTGTTTTGCCTTCTGGATGTGGCTCCGATTGGACCGCTCGCCTTGGTGGGCAACAGCAGGCATCATATCCCTGGTGATCTTTGCGGTCATATTGACCCGCTCAGAAGCCGCTTTTGCCGGACGAACCTATGCGGCCTATGGCGGGATTTATATTGTATCCTCGCTGTTATGGTTATGGGCTGTTGAAGGCGTGAGTCCTGATCGATGGGATGTCGCAGGAGCCAGTATTTGTTTGGCCGGAGCCGCCATTATACTTTGGAGCCCACGACCTCTTATTCAATAA
- a CDS encoding N-acetylglutaminylglutamine amidotransferase codes for MCGILGQINFSGDPVNPEGLRAMSATMINRGPDGTGLYVQGRLGFGHRRLKVIDLSDASQQPMMDSALGLGIVFNGAIYNYKELRKELEGKGYTFFSHGDTETILKAYHAWGEECIHRLNGMFAFAIWERDSERVILARDRLGIKPLYYTESPQQFRFASTLPALLAGGQIDTEIDPVALHHYLMFHAVVPAPHTLLKGIRKLEPGTMLVIEPTGSRRPHRYWNLSFDQREDEKSLDARSWEDRLYDVLRTAVRRRLIADVPVGVLLSGGLDSSLIVGLLATEGAQGLNTFSIGFETVAEERGDEFFYSDIIAKEFSTQHHKLPVDSAQVLPNLPGCIQAMSEPMVSHDAIGFYLLSQEVSKHVTVVQSGQGADEIFAGYYWYPPLLKSQYPVEDYRKEFFDRDQEEFCRTVHPRFHEQDHSHDFVERHFSQPGASSAIDKALRLDTTIMLVDDPVKRVDNMTMAWSLEARVPFLDHEVVELAARIPAEMKIAQGGKGILKDVARRVIPAEVIDRPKGYFPVPALKYLRGPYLEMVQDALVSKASQERGLFQQAYVDKLLHSPDDHLTPLRGSKLWQLGLLELWLQAHDI; via the coding sequence ATGTGCGGAATTCTCGGGCAAATAAATTTCTCAGGTGACCCAGTCAACCCCGAAGGATTGAGGGCCATGAGTGCCACGATGATCAACCGGGGCCCTGATGGAACGGGTCTATATGTTCAAGGACGACTGGGGTTCGGCCACCGACGGCTCAAAGTGATTGACCTGTCTGACGCGTCACAACAACCCATGATGGATTCCGCATTGGGTCTGGGAATTGTGTTCAATGGTGCCATCTACAACTACAAGGAATTAAGAAAAGAGCTGGAAGGGAAAGGCTATACCTTTTTTTCCCATGGGGACACAGAAACCATTCTCAAGGCCTATCATGCATGGGGGGAAGAATGCATTCACCGCCTAAACGGCATGTTTGCGTTTGCAATATGGGAAAGAGATTCGGAACGGGTGATTTTGGCACGAGACCGTTTGGGAATTAAACCGCTCTACTATACGGAATCGCCTCAACAATTTCGTTTTGCCTCGACCCTTCCTGCCTTATTAGCAGGAGGACAAATCGACACAGAGATTGACCCTGTGGCCCTTCATCACTATTTGATGTTTCACGCCGTGGTCCCGGCACCCCACACCTTACTCAAAGGGATCAGGAAACTTGAGCCCGGCACCATGTTGGTTATTGAACCGACTGGGTCACGCCGACCTCATCGCTATTGGAACCTTTCCTTCGATCAACGTGAGGATGAAAAGTCCCTGGATGCACGCTCCTGGGAAGATCGACTGTATGATGTCCTTCGTACGGCTGTACGGCGTCGGCTGATTGCTGATGTGCCGGTCGGTGTTTTACTGTCGGGGGGACTGGATTCTAGCCTCATCGTTGGCCTGTTAGCCACTGAAGGCGCCCAAGGCCTCAATACGTTTTCCATTGGATTTGAAACGGTCGCGGAGGAAAGGGGGGACGAATTTTTCTATTCGGACATCATTGCCAAAGAGTTTTCCACCCAACACCACAAACTCCCAGTAGATTCCGCCCAGGTTCTCCCGAACCTGCCAGGGTGCATACAAGCCATGTCCGAACCCATGGTAAGTCACGATGCCATCGGGTTCTATCTGCTCTCCCAGGAAGTGTCCAAGCATGTCACGGTCGTCCAAAGTGGGCAAGGGGCCGACGAAATATTCGCGGGGTATTACTGGTATCCCCCGCTGTTGAAGAGTCAGTATCCAGTCGAGGATTATCGCAAAGAATTTTTTGATCGTGATCAGGAAGAATTCTGCCGCACCGTTCATCCCCGATTTCATGAACAGGATCATAGTCACGATTTTGTCGAACGTCATTTTTCACAACCAGGCGCCTCCAGCGCCATTGATAAGGCTCTACGGCTGGATACCACTATTATGTTGGTGGATGATCCGGTCAAACGCGTCGACAACATGACGATGGCTTGGAGCCTGGAAGCCCGAGTCCCGTTTTTGGATCATGAGGTCGTCGAGTTGGCCGCACGAATCCCCGCGGAGATGAAAATCGCCCAAGGCGGAAAAGGTATTCTTAAAGATGTTGCTCGACGGGTCATTCCCGCTGAAGTGATCGATCGTCCCAAAGGGTACTTTCCCGTTCCTGCTCTAAAATATCTTCGAGGGCCTTATTTAGAAATGGTGCAAGACGCCTTGGTATCCAAGGCCAGTCAGGAACGTGGCCTATTCCAACAAGCATACGTTGATAAATTACTTCATAGCCCGGACGACCATCTTACGCCTTTACGGGGATCAAAACTCTGGCAACTCGGGCTCTTGGAACTGTGGCTTCAAGCACACGACATTTAG
- the ngg gene encoding N-acetylglutaminylglutamine synthetase gives MRTKPVPLLAAADRRPSGPTVKSWEIGPATYQGQQVKPKVVQDCGWGRLIFAHTFPGAEEVASTLLKERPGQRDIAFYLRDPHVLLSIHPHKLFLDPSHTFRLWLTEYPSDPNRTPGFKITTIQSEADILSLNRIYTARGMVTVDPDFLKKHRRSRKILYLLAKDQATHEVIGVIMGVNHRLTFNDPEKGSSIWSLAVDPQTSHPGVGEALVRQVAKRMKARGCSYLDLSVLHDNHEAIALYQKLGFDRIPVFAVKLRNTINERLFSGPSPDQRLNPYATIIVNEARRRGIDVDVLDAEAGYFRLTFGGRAITCRESLSEFTTAIAMSRCADKTLTRRLLKDAGLSVPAQVVAQGGKSNRDFLRRCKSIVVKPATGEQGKGVSVDVHTVKAMESAIAHAGKFGDQVILEQYVKGEDLRIVLINYEVVAAAIRRPARITGTGRHTIAELIERQSQRRARMTGGESRIPMDSETKRCVKESGYQLTDWLPKGKSLTIRKTANLHTGGTIHDVTEKIHPGLISAAIVGAKALAIPVVGFDFIVPTISKSDYVIIEANERPGLANHEPQPTAERFIDLLFPQTKTPTHSM, from the coding sequence TTGAGAACCAAGCCTGTGCCTCTCCTTGCAGCCGCGGATCGACGACCCAGTGGGCCAACGGTGAAAAGCTGGGAAATCGGCCCGGCGACGTACCAAGGACAACAGGTCAAACCCAAAGTCGTTCAGGACTGTGGTTGGGGTCGCCTAATCTTTGCTCACACCTTTCCAGGGGCCGAAGAGGTCGCCTCGACCCTTCTGAAAGAACGTCCCGGACAACGAGACATCGCTTTTTATTTACGCGATCCTCATGTGTTATTGTCCATTCACCCCCACAAACTCTTCCTGGATCCTTCTCACACGTTTCGACTATGGTTGACAGAGTATCCATCCGATCCGAATAGAACCCCGGGATTTAAAATCACCACAATCCAATCGGAAGCCGATATTCTGTCTCTGAATCGAATCTATACGGCCCGGGGTATGGTGACGGTCGATCCCGATTTTCTGAAGAAACATCGTCGATCACGAAAAATCCTCTATTTGCTAGCCAAGGATCAGGCAACCCATGAGGTCATTGGTGTGATTATGGGAGTCAATCATCGTCTGACTTTTAACGACCCCGAAAAAGGCAGTAGTATTTGGAGCCTGGCCGTAGATCCCCAAACATCCCATCCCGGGGTAGGAGAAGCGTTGGTTCGGCAGGTCGCGAAACGCATGAAAGCCCGCGGGTGCAGCTACCTGGACCTCTCCGTGTTACATGACAATCATGAAGCGATTGCCCTGTACCAGAAACTCGGGTTTGACCGTATTCCCGTGTTTGCGGTCAAATTGCGGAATACAATTAATGAACGGTTATTCTCTGGTCCGTCTCCCGACCAGCGCCTGAACCCGTATGCCACGATTATCGTCAATGAGGCCAGACGTCGAGGCATAGATGTCGATGTACTGGATGCCGAAGCAGGGTATTTTCGATTGACGTTTGGAGGACGGGCGATCACCTGCCGGGAATCCTTATCAGAATTCACTACCGCCATTGCGATGAGCCGATGTGCGGATAAAACTTTGACCCGACGGTTACTCAAGGATGCCGGGTTATCCGTTCCGGCCCAGGTCGTGGCTCAAGGAGGAAAAAGCAATCGTGATTTTCTTCGACGATGCAAGTCGATCGTCGTTAAGCCGGCGACTGGCGAACAAGGAAAGGGTGTGAGTGTGGATGTGCACACCGTGAAGGCGATGGAGTCTGCCATTGCCCATGCCGGAAAATTTGGAGATCAGGTGATTCTGGAACAATACGTCAAAGGCGAGGACTTACGCATCGTACTCATCAACTATGAAGTCGTAGCTGCGGCCATTCGACGACCCGCAAGAATCACTGGAACGGGACGCCATACCATTGCCGAGTTAATCGAACGGCAAAGTCAGCGTCGGGCACGAATGACTGGTGGAGAAAGTCGCATTCCCATGGACAGCGAAACGAAGAGGTGTGTCAAAGAAAGTGGATATCAACTCACAGACTGGCTTCCCAAGGGCAAGTCCCTCACTATTCGAAAAACAGCCAACCTCCATACCGGGGGAACCATTCACGATGTCACAGAAAAAATTCATCCCGGATTAATCTCCGCCGCCATAGTGGGAGCCAAAGCCCTGGCGATTCCCGTCGTCGGTTTCGACTTTATCGTCCCGACGATTTCGAAATCTGACTATGTCATCATTGAAGCCAACGAACGACCGGGGCTTGCCAACCATGAACCACAACCAACAGCAGAACGCTTCATCGACCTGTTGTTTCCTCAAACTAAAACACCGACACATTCCATGTAA
- a CDS encoding osmoprotectant NAGGN system M42 family peptidase — MTETHIDTHYLLHVLQKLLAIPSPTGYTDQIVHAVSDELKQLGIPFELTRRGAIRATMQGKVQSPDRAIVAHLDTLGAMVKWLKNNGRLAIIPIGSWSSRFAEGCRITLFTDNGMYRGTILPLKASGHTYGDEIDTQPVSWENLEVRLDEAVSDNKAFIQPLSKVHDLQRLGVNIGDFIAIDPSPEIHPNGFINSRHLDDKAGVSTILAAAKSIIDSGANLPMDCHLLFTISEEVGSGASAVLHGDVAEMVTIDNGTPAPFQASSEFGVTIAMADSAGPFDFHLVRRLIGLCVDHDIPFQRDIFCDYRSDSASAVEAGNDIRTALITFGVDSSHGYERTHLSALDAIARLLAIYMKSDPVFWRDRDTLGSDSDFPTQPIEESNFPDSDKGVILHQQDR, encoded by the coding sequence ATGACCGAAACACACATTGACACCCATTATCTCCTGCACGTCTTGCAAAAACTGTTGGCGATCCCCAGCCCCACAGGCTACACCGATCAAATTGTTCATGCCGTGTCGGATGAACTGAAACAATTGGGGATTCCGTTTGAGCTGACACGACGAGGCGCGATTCGTGCCACGATGCAAGGAAAAGTCCAGTCCCCCGATCGGGCCATTGTCGCCCATTTGGATACGTTGGGTGCCATGGTCAAGTGGCTGAAAAATAACGGAAGATTGGCCATCATTCCGATCGGAAGTTGGTCCAGTCGGTTTGCCGAAGGGTGTCGGATCACCCTCTTCACGGATAACGGTATGTATCGCGGCACGATTCTGCCCCTAAAAGCCTCCGGCCATACATATGGGGATGAAATCGATACACAACCGGTGTCCTGGGAGAATCTTGAGGTTCGGCTCGATGAGGCTGTCTCTGACAATAAAGCCTTCATCCAGCCATTATCGAAAGTGCATGATCTCCAGAGACTCGGCGTCAATATCGGCGATTTTATCGCTATTGATCCATCACCGGAAATTCATCCCAATGGATTTATTAATTCGCGGCATTTAGATGATAAGGCAGGAGTTTCCACCATTCTCGCCGCGGCAAAATCCATTATAGATTCGGGAGCCAATCTTCCGATGGATTGCCATTTATTGTTTACTATTTCCGAAGAAGTCGGTTCCGGCGCCTCAGCCGTTTTACACGGTGACGTTGCCGAAATGGTCACCATCGATAACGGCACACCCGCCCCTTTTCAAGCATCCAGCGAATTTGGCGTGACCATTGCCATGGCCGATTCCGCAGGCCCCTTTGATTTCCACTTGGTGAGACGGTTGATTGGCTTATGCGTCGACCATGACATCCCATTTCAACGAGACATATTCTGTGACTATCGAAGTGACAGTGCTTCGGCAGTGGAAGCTGGAAACGACATTCGCACCGCCCTAATTACCTTTGGTGTGGACTCCTCCCATGGGTATGAACGCACACATCTGAGTGCGTTGGATGCTATCGCAAGATTATTGGCTATCTACATGAAAAGTGATCCCGTATTTTGGAGAGATCGAGACACCTTGGGATCGGACAGTGATTTTCCCACTCAACCGATTGAAGAATCTAATTTTCCCGATTCTGATAAGGGAGTAATCCTTCACCAACAGGACCGTTAA
- a CDS encoding OPT family oligopeptide transporter: MSSFSPPNTTDPQFTLRAIATGMVLGAILTPCNIYSGLKIGWTFNMSITAALLSFAFWKVLETTSHSHPWGLLENNINQTTASSAASIISSGLVAPIPALAMLTGEKLSWSLLTVWVFSVSLIGIVVAVGLRQQMLVRDQLPFPAGIATAETVKEIYGKGGEALARVKVLLTAAGVAGFLKLFNDAFVTIPKLALNWTWTIRETLRPTGISSVSLSNLGFILDPSLLMIGFGAIIGIRAGLSLLLGTILAWGVIGPWVLTQGWIPMEHLKPEDYWFGAMVEWLLWPGVTMMVMASLTSFALSLRPVLRRILLARPTSLSNPSVSQDPHEVPRRWFVIGLCGALGFAVWTQVAFFSISIFVAVLAVLLSFVLAIVAGRVSGETGITPIGAMGKVTQLTFGFLIPGNFTTNLMAANVTGGAAGQCADLLHDLKTGILIGASPRLQTLAQIFGVLTGSLVGSAVYLILIPDPQAMLLTAEWPAPAVATWKAVAEVFQQGIEAIPPGSLWAMGIAGPLGMGMVLLSHRLPGHISRWIPSASTMGLAFVIPAWNSLSLFIGALLGVVLMKFAKTWAERFVMALAAGLVAGESLAGVTGILLKLFGHA; encoded by the coding sequence ATGTCCTCTTTTTCCCCACCCAACACGACCGATCCACAATTCACGCTCCGTGCCATTGCCACGGGAATGGTTTTAGGGGCCATCCTTACCCCATGTAACATCTACAGCGGTCTGAAAATTGGATGGACCTTTAACATGTCCATCACGGCAGCCTTGCTCAGCTTTGCCTTTTGGAAGGTACTGGAGACAACGTCCCACAGTCATCCGTGGGGTCTTTTAGAAAATAACATCAATCAAACTACGGCTTCCTCAGCAGCATCAATCATTTCGTCAGGATTGGTCGCTCCCATTCCCGCGTTAGCGATGTTGACGGGTGAGAAATTGTCCTGGTCGCTTCTCACGGTCTGGGTCTTTTCCGTCAGTCTTATTGGCATTGTGGTGGCAGTCGGACTTCGGCAGCAGATGCTGGTGCGCGACCAGTTACCCTTTCCCGCAGGAATCGCCACGGCGGAAACCGTGAAAGAAATCTATGGAAAAGGCGGGGAAGCTCTGGCTCGCGTCAAAGTTCTCCTCACCGCGGCTGGAGTGGCCGGATTTTTAAAACTTTTCAACGACGCATTCGTGACCATTCCCAAACTGGCACTGAACTGGACATGGACCATCAGGGAAACACTTAGGCCCACAGGAATCTCCTCGGTCTCGTTGTCCAATCTCGGGTTTATCCTTGACCCCTCTCTTCTGATGATCGGATTTGGTGCGATTATTGGGATTCGTGCAGGGCTTTCCCTCTTGCTTGGGACAATTCTGGCCTGGGGAGTGATTGGTCCATGGGTCTTGACCCAAGGGTGGATTCCGATGGAACACCTCAAGCCGGAGGACTATTGGTTTGGAGCGATGGTGGAATGGTTGCTTTGGCCCGGGGTGACGATGATGGTCATGGCTTCTCTTACCTCGTTTGCCTTGTCCCTCAGACCGGTTTTGAGACGGATTTTGCTCGCTCGACCAACCTCTCTTTCCAATCCTTCAGTTTCCCAAGATCCCCATGAGGTCCCACGTCGCTGGTTTGTCATCGGACTTTGTGGAGCACTGGGATTTGCCGTATGGACCCAAGTGGCCTTTTTCAGCATCTCAATCTTCGTCGCTGTCCTGGCGGTTCTGCTCTCGTTTGTCCTTGCGATCGTCGCCGGACGGGTTTCGGGAGAAACGGGCATCACCCCTATCGGAGCCATGGGAAAAGTTACTCAACTGACCTTTGGTTTCCTTATTCCTGGGAATTTTACCACCAACCTGATGGCCGCGAATGTCACGGGAGGGGCAGCCGGACAATGTGCAGACCTGCTTCATGATCTCAAGACCGGTATACTCATTGGCGCTTCCCCTCGCCTTCAAACCTTAGCCCAGATTTTCGGAGTCCTGACGGGATCACTTGTGGGAAGCGCGGTCTACCTCATCTTAATTCCCGACCCTCAAGCTATGCTGCTCACCGCGGAATGGCCGGCTCCTGCCGTCGCGACATGGAAGGCTGTTGCTGAAGTGTTCCAACAGGGGATTGAGGCCATCCCTCCGGGTAGTCTATGGGCCATGGGCATCGCCGGTCCCTTGGGCATGGGCATGGTCCTTCTCTCTCACAGATTGCCAGGACACATCAGCCGATGGATTCCAAGCGCCTCGACGATGGGACTCGCCTTTGTGATTCCTGCCTGGAACTCCCTCTCCCTATTTATCGGTGCCCTTCTTGGCGTCGTCTTGATGAAATTCGCCAAAACATGGGCGGAACGATTTGTTATGGCCTTGGCAGCCGGGCTAGTTGCCGGTGAAAGTCTGGCTGGGGTCACGGGTATTTTGTTGAAATTATTTGGGCATGCCTAG
- a CDS encoding PstS family phosphate ABC transporter substrate-binding protein, with translation MPITAIGSTSTIHLVEDLVESAQNSQPGLLIKVRSVNVAVTPEWWNLTDFPTIAIFSGPIADEHLATFQRQRHAFPLHLSIGIDAMIIVTHKTNPISERGLTLAQIDAIFSMTRNRGHSPVHLWRDIDLNGAWKQRPINIIGQDASSSYFRNFIRHALKEGDFKHQVIRLPNSASVVKEVSRDKYAIGYTSKSALTTKVKIVPLKSRMNSDFIVPTFQQVQGDHYPLLVTLSLYSDANSNEPLDPTVQELLDFILSRQGQEVLLQRGYTPLTPQQIQQERSKIRN, from the coding sequence GTGCCTATTACAGCAATCGGGAGCACCAGCACAATCCATTTGGTAGAAGACCTTGTCGAATCGGCACAAAATTCGCAGCCAGGGCTACTGATAAAAGTACGCAGTGTGAATGTTGCCGTCACCCCAGAATGGTGGAACCTCACTGATTTCCCCACAATAGCAATCTTCTCGGGACCCATAGCCGATGAACACCTAGCGACGTTTCAAAGACAGCGACATGCCTTTCCCCTTCACCTCAGTATTGGCATTGACGCCATGATCATCGTGACACACAAGACCAACCCGATTTCCGAACGTGGCCTGACACTGGCTCAGATCGATGCCATATTTTCAATGACTCGAAACCGCGGCCACAGTCCCGTACATTTATGGAGAGACATTGACTTGAACGGTGCTTGGAAGCAGCGTCCGATTAATATCATTGGGCAGGATGCGTCATCCAGTTATTTTCGGAATTTCATACGACATGCGCTGAAAGAAGGAGACTTCAAACACCAGGTCATACGCCTTCCAAATTCAGCTTCCGTGGTGAAGGAGGTAAGCCGCGACAAATATGCGATTGGTTATACAAGCAAGAGCGCACTGACAACAAAAGTTAAGATTGTCCCTTTGAAGTCTCGCATGAATTCGGATTTTATTGTTCCTACTTTTCAACAGGTTCAGGGAGATCACTACCCTCTTCTGGTGACACTTTCACTCTATAGTGATGCCAATTCCAATGAGCCTCTCGACCCAACAGTCCAAGAACTTCTAGACTTCATATTGAGCCGACAAGGACAAGAAGTGCTTTTGCAGAGAGGGTACACCCCTCTCACTCCTCAGCAGATTCAACAGGAACGCAGTAAGATCAGGAATTGA
- a CDS encoding efflux RND transporter permease subunit, which yields MSFSSIGVYDKLVLARPVVTLLVVGLLAAVFGNFAFDFKLDASADSLVLENDEALRDYRSIRARYGSDDYLILTYSPEQSLFQSSVLDDLTQLRDSLDALPRIASVTSILDVPLIQSPPLTLSELSEGAPTLEDPTTDPTLARREFLSSPLYRNLLISPDGSTTALQISFDRDKIYYDLLNKRNQLREKRLQLKLSEKETRELATVSRRFNAYTSERLDQQAEDIATIRSIMDRHKGMAELHLGGVPMIVADSIAFIRHDLKVFGAGVLGFIIIILTIAFRNPRWVILSLMICLVTGLIMIGFLGFLDWRVTVVSSNFLSLLLIITLSLLVHLIVRYRELHEEHPHKDQRFLVKETIRTKVMPCVYTALTTMVAFGSLVFSDIRPVIDFGWMMVIGIMIAFVLAFTAFPAALMLFSPGKAASRRDFTETFTGFLAQGIRTYSKSTLLICAMLAVVCVVGMSRLSVQNRFIDYYKESTEIYQGMELIDQKLGGTTPLDVIIDAPNDWQAEQEPDITNDPFADETTGNAGITNSSYWFNSFKLDDIANMHAYLDNLSDTGKVLSLHTAFTMLQRLKRDGPLDDLFLSVLYNRLPQNMNETLIEPYFSEEGDQLRFSVRVYESDTSLNRQELLKKIRNHFVEEFGLNNNQVQLTGMMVLYNNMLQSLFRSQIVTLGFVFIAIFVMFMILFRSVKVATIAIIPNSLAAALVLGIMGWFKIPLDIMTITIAAISVGIAVDDTIHYVHRYKTEFQKDGDYWASVRRAHKSIGRAMHYTSLTITLGFSILALSEFVPTVYFGLLTGFAMVSALLVDLTLLPLLFVLFRPLGYKTSTSV from the coding sequence ATGTCATTTTCTTCCATTGGCGTCTATGACAAATTGGTACTCGCAAGGCCTGTGGTGACCTTGCTGGTCGTTGGCTTGCTTGCCGCCGTTTTCGGGAATTTCGCCTTTGACTTTAAACTGGATGCCTCTGCGGACTCCTTGGTGTTGGAAAATGATGAGGCTCTTCGCGACTACCGATCAATTCGCGCTCGATATGGATCTGATGATTATTTGATTCTGACATACTCGCCTGAACAGTCCCTTTTTCAGTCCTCGGTGTTAGACGACCTGACTCAATTACGAGATTCCCTTGATGCCTTACCGCGAATTGCTTCTGTCACCAGCATTCTGGATGTCCCACTGATTCAAAGTCCTCCATTGACCCTTTCGGAACTGAGCGAAGGTGCCCCAACTTTGGAAGATCCAACGACCGATCCGACTCTCGCCCGTCGCGAATTCCTCTCGAGTCCTTTGTACCGAAATCTGTTGATCAGTCCTGATGGAAGCACGACGGCACTTCAAATCAGTTTTGATCGGGACAAAATCTATTATGACCTCCTCAATAAACGGAACCAGTTACGCGAAAAACGGCTTCAGTTGAAACTTTCAGAGAAGGAGACTAGAGAGCTGGCAACGGTCTCCAGGAGGTTCAACGCCTATACCTCAGAACGGTTAGATCAACAAGCTGAGGATATTGCGACGATCCGTTCAATCATGGATCGTCATAAAGGCATGGCTGAGTTGCATTTGGGAGGTGTCCCAATGATCGTGGCAGACTCAATAGCCTTTATCCGCCACGACCTGAAAGTGTTTGGCGCCGGTGTGTTGGGGTTTATCATTATTATCTTGACTATAGCCTTTCGGAACCCCCGTTGGGTTATCCTCTCCCTGATGATTTGCTTGGTGACAGGGCTCATCATGATTGGCTTTTTAGGGTTTCTCGATTGGCGAGTTACAGTCGTCTCTTCAAACTTCCTTTCTTTATTGCTCATCATTACCCTGTCTCTCTTGGTTCATCTGATTGTCCGCTATCGTGAATTGCACGAAGAGCATCCTCATAAGGATCAACGGTTCTTGGTCAAAGAAACCATCCGTACGAAGGTGATGCCCTGTGTGTATACAGCGCTCACGACCATGGTGGCGTTCGGCTCGTTGGTCTTCAGCGATATTCGTCCGGTGATCGACTTTGGGTGGATGATGGTCATTGGTATTATGATCGCCTTTGTTTTGGCCTTTACAGCGTTTCCCGCGGCCTTAATGCTGTTCTCTCCTGGCAAGGCCGCTTCACGTCGAGATTTTACTGAAACCTTTACAGGATTTCTTGCCCAAGGCATTCGAACCTATAGTAAATCGACGTTGCTCATCTGCGCTATGTTGGCCGTGGTCTGTGTTGTTGGCATGAGTCGCTTGAGCGTACAAAACCGTTTCATCGACTACTACAAGGAATCCACGGAAATTTACCAGGGGATGGAATTAATCGATCAAAAACTCGGGGGAACGACACCCCTCGATGTCATCATTGATGCACCTAACGATTGGCAAGCAGAGCAGGAACCGGATATCACGAACGATCCATTTGCGGATGAAACCACAGGCAATGCGGGCATTACCAATTCCAGCTATTGGTTCAATTCATTCAAGCTCGACGATATCGCCAACATGCATGCATATTTGGACAACTTATCGGATACGGGAAAGGTGCTGTCACTGCATACCGCATTCACGATGTTGCAACGATTGAAACGCGACGGGCCTCTTGATGATTTGTTCCTCTCCGTATTGTATAACCGCCTACCCCAAAATATGAATGAAACTCTCATCGAACCGTACTTTTCGGAGGAAGGCGATCAACTTCGTTTCAGTGTGCGAGTGTATGAATCGGACACATCCTTGAATCGACAGGAATTATTAAAAAAAATCCGTAACCATTTCGTTGAAGAATTCGGTTTGAACAATAACCAGGTGCAGCTTACTGGGATGATGGTGTTATATAACAATATGCTCCAGAGTCTGTTTCGTTCTCAAATTGTTACGCTTGGGTTCGTCTTTATCGCTATATTTGTCATGTTTATGATCTTGTTCCGATCGGTCAAAGTGGCGACTATTGCCATTATTCCGAACTCGCTGGCGGCTGCATTAGTCCTGGGTATCATGGGCTGGTTTAAGATTCCTTTAGACATTATGACGATTACAATTGCTGCCATCAGCGTGGGTATTGCGGTGGATGATACGATACATTATGTCCATCGATATAAGACCGAGTTTCAAAAAGACGGAGATTATTGGGCTTCGGTTCGGCGGGCTCATAAAAGTATCGGTCGCGCCATGCATTATACGTCGCTCACGATTACTCTTGGGTTTTCTATCCTGGCTTTGTCAGAGTTTGTTCCGACGGTTTACTTTGGCCTCTTGACGGGATTTGCTATGGTCTCCGCGTTATTGGTTGATCTGACTCTCCTTCCTCTCCTCTTTGTCCTGTTTCGACCTCTAGGGTATAAAACCTCGACATCTGTGTAG
- a CDS encoding cupin domain-containing protein translates to MADSSVQKVSAHHSPKGPLGQTYLASGKTIAMRLWEHEPCGQPQSPTQRDYETVGYVLQGRAELQLEGQTILLDPGDCWVVPKGSSHSYTVLETFTAVEATHPPAQVHGRDEIQIPS, encoded by the coding sequence ATGGCTGATTCGTCTGTACAAAAAGTGAGTGCTCACCATTCACCCAAAGGCCCCTTGGGACAAACATATCTCGCTTCTGGCAAGACCATCGCGATGCGGTTATGGGAACATGAGCCATGTGGACAGCCTCAATCACCCACACAGCGGGATTATGAAACCGTGGGTTATGTGCTTCAAGGTCGAGCAGAGCTACAGCTCGAAGGTCAAACTATTCTGCTCGATCCTGGCGATTGTTGGGTGGTCCCAAAAGGTTCAAGTCATAGCTATACGGTTTTGGAAACCTTTACAGCAGTCGAGGCCACGCATCCACCTGCTCAGGTTCATGGTCGGGATGAGATCCAAATTCCTTCTTAA